The following are encoded together in the Clostridium sp. BJN0013 genome:
- a CDS encoding transcriptional regulator, giving the protein MLDKETFKRTEGKLYGYFRDLKEMEALELECKDLQDQEESIQWDIKHCNVYVVADSHMSPSFSEKVQTSPTGESTAEKGIVREIEKLEDELEYVGRKLRKNMARIRQLKRNTAPLKKVLTVPPLSEEIMQFIIYKYKLNKGVGWIATEMYGGVRSTAYRWREDILEDIVKWERVYKVG; this is encoded by the coding sequence ATGTTGGACAAAGAAACATTTAAAAGGACAGAAGGTAAGCTGTATGGCTATTTTAGAGATTTAAAAGAAATGGAAGCTTTGGAACTGGAATGCAAAGACCTTCAAGATCAGGAAGAGAGTATTCAATGGGATATAAAGCACTGTAATGTATATGTTGTTGCAGACAGCCACATGAGCCCTAGTTTTAGTGAAAAGGTACAGACAAGCCCTACAGGAGAAAGTACAGCAGAAAAAGGAATTGTTAGAGAAATTGAAAAGCTTGAGGATGAACTTGAGTATGTTGGAAGAAAGCTCCGTAAGAATATGGCCAGAATAAGGCAGTTAAAAAGAAATACAGCTCCGTTGAAGAAAGTACTGACAGTCCCTCCACTATCAGAAGAAATCATGCAATTCATTATTTATAAGTACAAGCTAAACAAGGGCGTCGGGTGGATAGCAACTGAAATGTATGGTGGTGTGAGAAGTACTGCCTACAGGTGGCGAGAGGACATACTGGAGGATATTGTGAAGTGGGAAAGGGTGTATAAAGTTGGATAG
- a CDS encoding sce7726 family protein — MYDSDIRSFLYRDFSKEPMYVNDTSTIVVPEMSILNGYVRIDIAVINGLFHGYEIKSDMDTLQRLPRQSEYYSKVFDRMVLVTTKKYVNEVKKIIPKWWGIKYYNENKELKTVRKGRINNKVDPFSRLTILWKDELIELIARYTDKKYKSKTKRALIDMILKEVPNNEIIDYTRTIIKLRYNWRAVSILQLCGEQ; from the coding sequence ATGTATGATAGTGACATAAGATCATTTTTGTATAGAGATTTTTCAAAAGAACCAATGTATGTAAATGATACTAGCACTATCGTTGTGCCTGAAATGAGCATATTAAACGGCTATGTTAGGATAGACATAGCCGTAATCAATGGTTTATTTCATGGATATGAAATAAAAAGTGATATGGATACCTTGCAAAGGTTGCCTAGACAATCAGAATATTATAGTAAAGTTTTTGATAGAATGGTATTAGTAACAACCAAGAAATATGTGAATGAAGTAAAGAAAATAATACCCAAATGGTGGGGAATTAAATACTATAATGAAAATAAAGAGCTTAAAACTGTTAGAAAAGGACGTATTAATAACAAAGTAGATCCATTTTCAAGACTAACTATTTTATGGAAGGACGAACTTATAGAACTAATTGCTAGATATACAGACAAAAAATATAAGAGCAAAACAAAACGTGCTCTTATAGATATGATTTTAAAAGAAGTTCCAAATAATGAAATAATAGATTATACAAGGACTATAATTAAACTTAGATATAATTGGAGAGCTGTTTCAATATTACAGCTATGTGGTGAGCAGTAG